One segment of Daphnia magna isolate NIES linkage group LG2, ASM2063170v1.1, whole genome shotgun sequence DNA contains the following:
- the LOC123470104 gene encoding LOW QUALITY PROTEIN: symplekin-like (The sequence of the model RefSeq protein was modified relative to this genomic sequence to represent the inferred CDS: inserted 4 bases in 3 codons; deleted 1 base in 1 codon) — MDRVKIEKGTSTEERIVELLNSAATDAGDQSRVDHLIKIQELIIHQEPGLLDNFVDEITAFQHDRSADVRKTVVGFIEEACKVDPELLGKVMHSLQLLLGDTSIAVQKRVIQALTQLYKVTLLWLAKAPSVTELMENTWNMLNQMKLQIAKMIDHDNDGVRTIAVKFYEMLIVSQTYPEPDSIRKENEFSLEEIPLTLKVARPRKLEEEAQLMLEDLMKYHGSAHISSANLMACMGSLTHIAKSRPQFLDRIVTAMEMLHANLPPTLSKSQVNSVRKHLKLQLLAILKHPASHERSSNIKTLLGDLGATPQEINKALPSAEEIAKHPRRSERADDSKSGPAAKRRKIEADPVLPVRENPKEKALAITEEFIVQRLTTKGAADLVIEALPNITSSMPPHFPSIYTPISDAGTQSQIRHVARLMASQMTNAGIGPGVAEAGYVPKMGNDFEDDDDDMDDSPGAAVITPGFRGGEDPESAKPGVASIQPAVQIRARQRALKLAEIAKPLTPQMNESMARSALQRVLKAERTAMLGGVAANRQKILASLATXFSGDFKDLVLEYIMADPRLRIELAFSWLYEEYSMVMGFCRQSSIVKDEFRHAAVDSYTSVFCSLVNGLKKQSDLKEREALLSRLFYESPNIPEQGVLILRTMLCDDAKLVDISIQILRQLVQRPSKQLIYLNVLLEISSHENENIRSAVLSCLTDLYDRGALRRVIEDYALMCLKFLLLEEPPALLSGPEKGRSEVVTTWTEEIIKASLYLFLAVLRSNHKLIHELAVVYVQANADIKRKILRMVEGPVEGMGMESPELLKLVETCPKGAETLLIRIIHILTDKYPPSPALVEHVRNIYQQRVPDVRFLIPVLNGLGXKEVLSVLPKLIKLNPDVXKKVFSRLLGTQGDSTATYPSPLSPTELLIALHNIDSTQCDMKTIMKATSICFMERTVYTQEVLAVVMQQLMDQNPLPTLLMRTVLQSLSLYPRLSGFVMNILQRLIVKQVWKQKKVWEGFIKCCQRTKPQSFAVILQLPPQFLQELLNTSPDLKTPLVEHVMTFTENQRMHIPKLTMDVLNGIAQFQAEAEELHNEDSKDREVGSPEPMESAIHGDVEPPAPGDS, encoded by the exons aTGGACCGCGTGAAAATTGAAAAGGGAACTAGTACAGAAGAAAGG ATTGTAGAACTTCTGAATTCTGCAGCTACAGACGCTGGTGATCAATCGCGTGTTGATCATCTAATTAAAATCCAGGAGTTGATCATCCACCAGGAACCAGGATTGTTGGACAATTTTGTTGATGAAATTACAGCTTTCCAGCATGACCGCTCTGCCGATGTTAGAAAAACAGTTGTTGGCTTCATTGAAGAAGCttg TAAAGTGGATCCAGAGTTACTTGGGAAGGTCATGCATAGCTTGCAACTTCTGTTAGGTGACACATCTATAGCTGTACAGAAACGAGTAATCCAAGCATTGACTCAGCTGTACAAAGTCACACTGCTTTGGCTTGCAAAAGCACCATCAGTAACAGAGCTTATGGAAAACACATGGAACATGCTGAATCAGATGAAGTTACAAATTGCCAAAATGATTGATCATGACAATGATGG AGTAAGAACTATAGCTGTAAAATTCTATGAGATGCTAATTGTATCTCAAACATATCCTGAACCAGACAGCATACGTAAGGAAAATGAATTCAGCTTAGAAGAAATACCTTTAACTCTTAAAGTGGCCAGACCAAGAAAACttgaagaagaagctcagCTAATGCTTGAGGACTTGATGAAGTACCATGGCTCAGCACATATTAGCAGTGCAAACTTGATGGCTTGTATGGGTTCTCTCACTCATATAGCAAAGAGTCGGCCTCAGTTCTTGGATAGGATAGTAACAGCTATGGAAATGCTTCATGCTAATTTACCTCCTACGTTATCAAAATCCCAAGTCAATTCTGTCCgcaaacatttgaaattaCAACTACTGGCAATTCTTAAGCATCCTGCTTCTCATGAACGCAGCAGCAACATAAAAACTCTTCTTGGGGACTTGGGTGCTACGCCTCAAGAAATCAATAAa GCATTGCCTAGCGCTGAAGAAATAGCGAAGCATCCAAGACGATCTGAGCGTGCTGATGATTCCAAAAGTGGTCCAGCAGCCAAACGAAGAAAGATAGAAGCTGACCCGGTACTCCCAGTTCGCGAGAACCCTAAAGAGAAAGCCCTTGCTATTACGGAAGAGTTTATCGTACAACGGCTCACGACAAAAGGAGCTGCCGATCTCGTAATAGAGGCGCTG CCTAATATCACCAGCAGTATGCCTCCACATTTTCCCTCTATTTATACACCTATCTCGGATGCTGGAACACAAAGTCAAATTCGACACGTGGCTCGTCTCATGGCATCTCAAATGACCAATGCTGGAATTGGACCTGGAGTTGCAGAAGCCGGTTATGTTCCAAAAATG GGCAATGATTTTgaagacgatgatgatgacatGGATGAT TCCCCTGGCGCAGCTGTAATAACGCCAGGATTTCGGGGTGGGGAAGATCCCGAGTCAGCTAAACCTGGAGTGGCATCAATTCAACCTGCAGTACAAATTCGAGCAAGACAAAGAGCGTTAAAACTAGCAGAAATTGCGAAGCCCTTGACGCCACAAATGAACGAATCCATGGCTCGTTCTGCTCTTCAACGAGTCTTGAAAGCCGAACGAACTGCCATGCTTGGTGGTGTAGCGGCGAATAGGCAAAAGATTTTGGCCTCACTGGCAA CTTTTTCGGGAGATTTTAAAGATC TCGTTTTAGAATATATTATGGCAGATCCACGCTTGCGAATTGAACTCGCTTTCTCATGGCTCTATGAAGAATATTCTATGGTTATGGGTTTCTGTCGTCAATCGTCTATTGTAAAAGACGAGTTCCGTCACGCAGCTGTCGACAGTTATACCAGTGTGTTTTGCTCTTTAGTGAACGGATTAAAGAAACAATCGGATTTAAAAGAGCGAGAAGC GTTACTGAGCCGGTTATTTTACGAATCACCAAATATTCCAGAACAAGGAGTCTTGATATTGCGAACAATGTTATGTGATGACGCTAAGTTGGTGGATATTTCTATCCAAATTCTTCGCCAGCTTGTTCAGCGTCCATCAAAGCAATTGATCTACCTGAATGTTTTGCTCGAAATCAGTAGccatgaaaatgaaaatattcgTTCTGCCGTTCTTTCCTGCTTGACCGACTTATATGACCGTGGAGCCCTCCGTCGCGTGATTGAGGATTACGCTTTAATGTGCCTCAAGTTTTTGTTGCTAGAGGAGCCCCCAGCGCTCCTATCCGGGCCCGAAAAGGGCAGAAGTGAGGTGGTTACGACATGGACCGAAGAGATAATCAAAGCCTCTCTCTACCTTTTCCTTGCAGTTCTTCGTTCTAATCACAAGTTAATCCATGA GCTGGCAGTTGTTTATGTCCAAGCAAATGCCGATATCAAGAGAAAAATCTTGCGGATGGTCGAAGGCCCCGTGGAAGGCATGGGAATGGAATCTCCAGAATTACTAAAGTTGGTCGAAACGTGTCCTAAAGGAGCTGAAACACTGCTCATCAGGATCATCCATATTCTCACTGATAAAT ATCCGCCAAGCCCTGCATTAGTCGAGCACGTTCGCAATATTTATCAACAGCGTGTTCCCGACGTCCGATTTCTTATACCTGTTCTGAACGGCCTTGG AAAAGAAGTACTTTCCGTGCTTCCGAAGTTGATCAAATTAAATCCAGACG GTAAAAAAGTATTTAGTCGTCTATTGGGCACTCAg GGAGACTCAACGGCCACCTATCCTAGCCCATTGTCTCCCACGGAGCTTTTGATCGCTTTGCATAATATTGATAGCACTCAGTGTGACATGAAAACAATCATGAAAGCAACGTCAATATGCTTCATGGAACGAACGGTCTATACGCAGGAAGTTCTAGCTGTTGTTATGCAACAGCTAATGGATCAAAATCCACTACCAACCCTTTTAATGCGAACCGTTTTACAGTCCCTTTCGCTTTACCCAAGATTATCAGGATTTGTAATGAATATTCTGCAAAGATTGATAGTGAAACAG GTTTGGAAGCAAAAGAAGGTCTGGGAAGGTTTCATCAAATGCTGCCAAAGGACGAAGCCGCAAAGTTTCGCGGTTATTCTTCAGCTTCCTCCTCAATTTCTTCAGGAGT
- the LOC123470109 gene encoding rhodopsin, GQ-coupled-like yields MEEHWYNLIAAVLTTIAVIGISANLAVIIIVARNRKLWNRQCMLIINVACADFFNATFGILMPLTSSIHRQWIFGDLGCNFYAFVTTVVGTASATTLAFLALDRALKICQSTWILKLPETRLIIVVLWIYSFIVSSPPLFGWGNFILEGPGISCSVDWMSTTWNSLSYITFLFTMGFFLQILIISISYVSIHLAIRQVTSTGESQRTTVARRAERKVACMLTLMVVCYLIAWLPYALFALTKVFHAVFGSSVMLIDVNGIGGYIPALLAKTSITYNPVIYVLFNTQICRNGPHFSFNQANVGESNRAVGNTRQVTINQPSAFDLPRISCIAESQLVSMQTDAISSEGSRRTLLLSKTYH; encoded by the exons ATGGAAGAGCATTGGTACAACTTGATTGCGGCCGTCTTGACAACTATTGCCGTTATAGGAATCTCAGCGAACTTAGCAGTCATCATTATTGTGGCCAGGAACAGAAAG TTGTGGAATAGGCAATGCATGTTAATTATCAACGTTGCTTGCGCTGATTTTTTTAACGCAACGTTTGGCATCTTGATGCCTCTGACTTCGTCAATCCACCGCCAATGGATCTTCGGTGACTTGGGTTGCAATTTCTATGCTTTCGTCACAACTGTTGTAG GAACCGCTTCTGCCACCACTTTAGCCTTTTTAGCGCTAGACAGAGCACTTAAGATATGTCAATCAACATGGATATTAAAACTTCCAGAAACACGGCTGATTATCGTCGTTCTCTGGATATACTCTTTCATTGTCTCTTCGCCACCATTGTTTGGGTGGGGAAACTTCATTTTAGAAGGACCGGGCATAAG TTGCTCGGTAGACTGGATGTCGACCACATGGAATTCCTTATCGTACATCACGTTTCTATTTACGATGGGCTTCTTTCTTCAGATTCTCATCATATCAATTTCATACGTGAGCATCCATTTGGCCATTCGGCAG GTCACGTCAACTGGTGAAAGTCAAAGAACTACCGTTGCTAGAAGAGCTGAAAGGAAAGTAGCCTGTATGTTGACGCTCATGGTGGTTTGTTACCTGATTGCATGGCTGCCCTATGCGCTCTTCGCGTTAACCAAAGTATTCCATGCCGTCTTTGGGAGCTCCGTTATGCTGATCGATGTGAACGGCATAGGTGGCTACATTCCCGCTCTTCTAGCCAAAACCTCCATTACCTATAATCCTGTCATCTACGTCTTGTTTAACACTCAG ATCTGTCGAAACGGacctcatttttcttttaaccaAGCAAATGTCGGTGAATCTAATAGGGCGGTTGGAAACACCCGTCAGGTCACCATTAATCAGCCCAGTGCTTTCGACTTACCGAGAATATCCTGTATCGCCGAAAGTCAATTGGTTTCTATGCAGACCGATGCCATTTCATCGGAAGGCAGCAGGAGAACACTACTTCTAAGTAAAACTTATCACTAG
- the LOC116916648 gene encoding LOW QUALITY PROTEIN: BTB/POZ domain-containing protein KCTD3 (The sequence of the model RefSeq protein was modified relative to this genomic sequence to represent the inferred CDS: inserted 1 base in 1 codon; deleted 1 base in 1 codon), with translation MNDNQFGEIINLNVGGTRFSTSRQTLTWIPDTFFTSLLSGRINTLVDDQGSIFVDRDPTLFTHVLNYLRTKEIHLPETENGMKGLVHEAEFYGITPLTQQLKLVQELEHSSCGNVLYYGCLNPPSVPSPDTRSNRGGEASIASENLEQQANYTSRQSVLDLRALVPPXGTSSSRNGHIVMNRTHSRSSSLDLRWNSLRRQEAGAAAGSHNQLAAWFGGLHVRSSIDPLRVNLIKAHHNWILIAYAHMITCHKFKDAGGWQLVFTSPWMDTHIDRVALNARMTSSGGQNQTPNPSSETKMVALASGTTIRLWAVTDDGQRNDIGTFNMHVSIESLFFIGSQLVALSRPPVGKIGVWHSMTQHWQIQDVTPVSSYDTAGSLLLLGCSNGSICYIDMQKFPLRMKDNDLLVTELYRNPTPEAITSISVYLTPKTNHTGMCGNWIEIAYGTSSGAVRVIVQHPETVGHGPQLFQTFTVHRSPVNKVRLSEKYLVSVCSEYNHVRTWSVTRFRGMISTQPGSTPVSSFKVLSLDEYDGYSNGPSPSRSDCGPYGEQDDEQLFVQQIVPDSDELYVRLASTGKRVCVIKSVDGTIITSFCVHECEGSSRMGSRPRRVLFTGHSNGVVQIWDLSTALDLSNRGDLPQVGGPTPAELVRALEQCEVVASRGSTPAPTPNPGLSAAFLHGHSRVKAANVPLLLQLQRPHNDSTHHDDTDVESRLAPLVMVTINTRLFARFIS, from the exons ATGAATGATAATCAGTTTGGCGAGATCATAAATCTGAATGTCGGCGGAACTCG TTTCAGTACATCTCGTCAAACTTTGACGTGGATCCCAGATACCTTCTTTACATCACTTTTGAGTGGCAGGATCAACACACTCGTGGATGATCAGGGATCCATTTTTGTAGACAGAGACCCTACATTATTCACTCATGTGTTAAACTACCTACGC ACGAAAGAGATTCATCTTCCTGAAACAGAAAATGGCATGAAAGGACTTGTGCATGAAGCAGAGTTCTATGGAATAACTCCACTCACTCAGCAGTTAAAACTAGTTCAAGAGCTGGAACATTCCTCCTGTGGCAATGTTCTTTATTATGGATGCCTCAATCCACCAA GTGTCCCATCTCCAGACACAAGATCTAATAGAGGTGGGGAAGCTAGCATTGCAAGTGAAAACTTGGAACAACAGGCCAATTACACATCAAGACAGTCTGTGTTAGATCTCAGAGCACTGGTGCCTC TGGGCACCAGTAGTTCAAGAAATGGCCACATTGTCATGAACAg GACTCATTCTCGATCTTCTTCTCTGGACCTACGATGGAACTCTTTACGACGACAAGAGGCAGGAGCAGCAGCCGGCAGTCACAATCAATTGGCAGCATGGTTTGGAGGTTTACACG TTCGATCATCCATCGATCCTCTGCGAGTGAATCTCATCAAAGCCCACCACAACTGGATATTGATTGCCTATGCTCACATGATAACTTGTCACAA ATTTAAGGATGCTGGCGGTTGGCAGCTTGTTTTTACCAGCCCTTGGATGGATACTCATATTGACCGCGTAGCTCTAAACGCCCGGATGACAAGTAGTGGGGGTCAAAATCAGACCCCAAATCCTTCATCTGAAACTAAAATGGTCGCTTTGGCGTCGG GCACCACAATTCGACTATGGGCGGTCACAGATGATGGCCAGCGCAATGACATAG GAACGTTCAACATGCATGTCTCGATAGAATCTCTGTTTTTCATTGGTAGCCAACTGGTAGCTCTTTCACGCCCACCGGTCGGAAAAATTGGAGTGTGGCACTCGATGACTCAACATTGGCAAATCCAAGACGTCACTCCAGTTTCTTCTTATGACACTGCCGGTTCGTTACTTCTTCTAGGATGTAGTAACGGATCCATATGTTACATTG ATATGCAAAAATTCCCTTTGAGAATGAAGGATAATGATCTGCTAGTTACCGAATTGTATCGAAATCCAACACCGGAGGCCATCACTTCCATTTCAGTTTATCTGACTCCCAAAACCA ATCACACAGGCATGTGCGGAAATTGGATAGAGATCGCCTATGGGACCAGTTCAGGGGCAGTTAGAGTAATTGTACAACATCCCGAAACAGTTGGCCATGGTCCGCAGCTCTTTCAGACGTTCACTGTCCATCGCTCACCTGTCAATAAA GTGAGGCTTTCTGAAAAATATCTAGTCTCTGTCTGTAGCGAGTACAATCACGTACGTACTTGGAGCGTCACGCGCTTTAGGGGGATGATATCCACTCAACCTGGTTCTACACCAGTTTCATCCTTCAAAGTTTTATCGCTGGATGAGTACGATGGCTATTCGAACGGGCCTAGTCCTTCACGGAGCGATTGCG GGCCGTATGGAGAGCAAGATGACGAGCAACTCTTTGTTCAACAAATTGTACCGGACAGTGATGAACTCTACGTTCGTTTGGCATCGACGGGAAAGCG GGTTTGCGTAATCAAATCCGTTGATGGGACAATCATCACGTCCTTTTGCGTGCACGAATGTGAAGGGTCTAGCCGAATGGGGTCACGTCCTCGTCGAGTTCTTTTCACCGGCCATTCAAATGGCGTGGTTCAAATATGGGATTTGAGCACGGCACTTGATCTCTCCAATCGTGGAGATCTACCCCAAGTAGGTGGGCCTACACCCGCTGAACTGGTCCGTGCTCTGGAACAGTGTGAAGTGGTTGCCTCACGTGGATCTACCCCTGCCCCAACTCCCAATCCCGGGCTATCAGCCGCCTTTCTTCACGGCCACTCGAGAGTCAAGGCCGCCAACGTGCCTCTTCTTCTACAACTACAACGTCCCCACAACGATTCCACCCATCATGATGATACTGACGTGGAAAGCCGTCTGGCCCCTCTGGTGATGGTGACCATTAATACTAGGTTATTTGCACGTTTTATTTCGTAA